The genome window TCCGGGTGGTCCACCCGGAACCCGTCCAGCACCCCCTCGGCCCGCAGCCGCAGCAGCACCCCGTGGGTGGCGGCGAACACCTCCGGGTCCTCGACCCGCAGCGCGATCAGGTCGTTGATGGTGAAGAACCGGCGGTAGTTCAGCTCCTGGTCCGCCAGCCGCCACCAGGCCAGCCGGTAGTGCTGGCGCCGCAGCAGCTCGGGCAGCGGCAGCCCGGCGGTGCCGGGGCGCAGCGGGAGCACGTGGTCGTAGTAGCGCAGGGTGTCCTGGTCCACCTTCAGCTCGCCGAGTTCGAGCACCGCGCCCAGCCGGTCGCCGAGCAGCGGCAGCAGCACCCGGCCGCCCTGCGCGGCCCAGTCGATGTCGAACCAGCGCGCGTACGGCGACCCGGGCCCGTCGCGCAGCACGTGCCAGAGCGGCGAGTTGAGCCGCTCGGGCACCGGCACGGCCATGTGGTTGGGCACCACGTCGGCGATCAGCCCCAGGCCGTGGGCCCGGGCCGCGGCGGCGAGCGACCGCAGCGCCCGCTCGCCGCCGAGCTGTTCGCTGATCCGGCCGTGGTCGACCGTGTCGTAGCCGTGGGTCGAGCCGGGCGCGGCCTCCAGCAGCGGCGACAGGTGCAGGTGGGAGACGCCGAGGCCGGCCAGGTACGGCACGGCCGCCTCGGCGTCCGCCAGGGTGAACGCGGGCTGCAGCTGCAACCGGTAACTGGCCGTCGGCCAGGGGGCACGGGTGGTCACACCCCATTGCTACCCGCTCGCCCCGCCCGGTACGACCGTTTTGGCCCGACCGGCCGGTGCGCTCACCCCTTGGCCGGTCGGCGGAGCACCAGCAGGGAACGGTCCGTCAGCTTGATCCCGTCCCCGCCGGCCACCTCCGGCCCGGTCCCCGGGGTCGGGAGTGTCGGGAGGGTAGTGTCCACCACCACCCGCCACCGCTCCCCGAGGTCCTTGGGCACGGTGAACTGCAGCGACTCGTGGTGCGCGTTGAACATCAGCAGGAACGAGTCGTCCCGGATCCGCCCGCCGCGCCGGTCCGGCTCGGAGATCGCCGAGCCGTTCAGGAAGACGGTGAGCGACTTGGCGAAGCTGGTGCTCCAGTCCCGCTCGGTCATCTCCACGCCGGCCGGGGTGAACCAGGCGATGTCGGTGAGCTCGTCGCGCATCCCGGCGACCGGGCGGCCGCGGAAGAACCGGCGGCGGCGGAAGACCGGGTGGTTGCGGCGCAGCCAGACCATGCCCTGGGTGAACTCCAGCAGTTGGGCGTCGCCGGGCCAGTCCACCCAGGAGAGCTCGTTGTCCTGGCAGTAGGCGTTGTTGTTGCCCCGCTGGGTGCGCCCGAGCTCGTCCCCGTGCGAGAGCATCGGCACGCCCTGGGAGAGCAGCAGGGTGGCGATGAAGTTGCGCTGCTGGCGGGCCCGCAGCCCGAGCACCACCGGGTCGGTGCTCGGGCCCTCGGCGCCGCAGTTCCAGGACCGGTTGAAGGACTCGCCGTCCCGGCTCTGCTCGCCGTTGGCCTCGTTGTGCTTCTCGTTGTAGGAGACCAGGTCGCGCAGGGTGAAGCCGTCGTGGCAGGTGACGAAGTTGATCGAGGCGATCGGACGCCGGCCGTCCTGCTGGTAGAGGTCGGAGGAGCCGGTCAGCCGGGAGCCGAACTCGGCCAGGGTGGCCGGCTCGCCGCGCCACAGGTCGCGCACGGTGTCCCGGTACTTGCCGTTCCACTCCGTCCACAGCGGCGGGAAGTTGCCGACCTGGTAGCCGCCCTCGCCGACGTCCCAGGGCTCGGCGATCAGCTTGACCTGGGAGACCACCGGGTCCTGCTGGACCAGGTCGAAGAACGAGGAGAGCCGGTCCACCTCGTGGAACTGCCGGGCCAGGGTGGCCGCGAGGTCGAACCGGAAGCCGTCCACCCGCATCTCGGTGACCCAGTAGCGCAGCGAGTCCATGATCAGCTGGAGCACGTGCGGGGAGCGCATCAGCAGGCTGTTGCCGGTGCCGGTGGTGTCCGTGTAGTAGCGGCGGTCGGCGGCCAGCCGGTAGTAGGAGGCGTTGTCCAGGCCGCGCATCGAGAGCGTCGGGCCCAGGTGGTTGCCCTCGGCGGTGTGGTTGTAGACCACGTCGAGGATCACCTCGATGCCGGCCGCGTGCAGTGCCTTGACCATCGACTTGAACTCCTGCACCTGCCGGCCCCCGTCGCCGAGCGAGGAGTAGGAGCCGTGCGGGGCGAAGAAGCCGATGGTGTTGTAGCCCCAGTAGTTGGACAGCCCCAGGTCGCGCAGCCGGTGGTCGCGGACGAACTGGTGCACCGGCATCAGCTCGATCGCGGTGACGCCGAGCTTGCACAGGTGTTCGATCACGGCGGGGTGGGCCAGCGCGGCGTAGCTGCCCCGGATCTCCTCGGGGACGCCGGGGTGACGCATGGTCAGGCCCCGCACGTGCGCCTCGTAGATCACCGAGCGGTGGTACTCGGTGCGCGGCGGCCGGTCGTTGCCCCAGTCGAACCAGGGGTCGATCACCACCGAGTGCATGGTGTGCGGGCCCGAGTCGAGGTCGTTGCGGCGCTCGGGTGCGCCGAAGTGGTAGCCGTAGACCGACTCGTCCCAGTCGATGGTGCCGCTCATCGCCTTGGCGTACGGGTCGAGCAGCAGCTTGGCCGCGTTGTGCCGCTGCCCGCGCGCCGGGTCGTACGGGCCGTGCACCCGGAACCCGTAGCGCTGCCCGGGCTGGATGCCGGGCAGGTAGGCGTGCCGGACGAAGGCGTCGGTCTCGCGCAGCTCCACGGTCTGCTCGGAGCCGTCCGGGTGCGGCAGGCACAGCTCGATCCGGTCCGCGCTCTCCGAGAAGACCGCGAAGTTGGTGCCCACCCCGTCGTAGGTGGCGCCGAGCGGGTACGGTTGGCCTGGCCAGACCTGCATGAGCCTCAACTTCCCTGGGGTCGCGCGCGGCACACCGCCGACTGACACACTGTCACTGGCATGGTTGCCGTTCCGCAGGGTTTCTGACGCCCTTTCGGCTCGCTTTCGCCCGAACGGGTGTCCGGCCGGCCGCGCTTCCTGACGGTCCGTCCACTCGGGGTCGTCGACGGACTGCCCGGCCGACCGGGTCGGCAGTACCCTTGATCGTCACGTCGCCTCCGCTCGGGGAGGGGCGGCCTAGAGGTGAGGTAGCGCATGGGGTTCCCCGCCGACGAATGGCCGGACGGACCCCTGCTCGGAGGTGGTCCCGGGCCGCGCGCCGAGGCGCCGACGGTGCTGCTCGGCTCGCCCGGCGGCGGACGCCTGCTGCCCGGCCCGCCCGGCTCCGCCGAGCCGCCCGCCGCGGCCTGGAGCGGCGACCAGTGGCAGCGGGCCTACCAACGCGTTCGGCTGACCGGCCGGGCGTACGTCTGGCTCAACCTGGTCGAGCAGCGGCTGCGCTCCCTGCTGGACGAACTGCTCCGCCCGGTCTACGCACCCGCGCACGGCGCCGACTGGGTGACCGCCGCGGCCGGGCCGGTCGGCGAGGAGTGGGTGCGCCGGGCCGCCGCCGTGCGCGAGGTGAGCCGGCGCAAGGGCTTCCTGCTCGACCCGGACGACGACGACCCGCTGGTCTTCCTGACCCTGCCCCAGCTGCGCGAGCTGATGGTGCAGCACTGGCCGTGCTTCGAGCCGTACCTGGACGACCGGCGGGAGATCGAGCTGGCGCTGGACGAGCTGGAGGTCGCCCGGCACGTGGTCTCGCGCAACCGGAGCCTGTCGGCCACCGTGCTGGCGCAGACCGAGCGGGCCGCCGCCCGGGTGCTCGGCCTGCTGGACGGCCGGCCGGCCGCAGCCGGCGGGCTGCCCGCCGACGTGATCGAGGAGCTGGTCGCCGGGCGGTACGCGGACGTCGCCGCGGTGCACGCCGACCGGGTGCGGCTGCAGCGCGACCTGCCGGTGGAGGACCTGCTGGAGGGCGCCCGGCGGCTGGACGCGATCGGCATCGGGCTGGGCATGCTCTGTCAGAACTTCACCGGGAAGCGGCTGGTGAAGCTGGCCGCCGACGGCTGCCGGGCCCGGCTGCTCTTCCTCAACCCGGCCAGCAGCGCGGTGCGCCGGCGCGAGCGGGAGCTGGGGCTGGGGCGCGGCGAGCTGGCCCGCTCGATCGAGATGAACATCATGCACGTGCGCCGGGTGCGGGCCCGGCTGCGCGATCCGGGGGGCTTCGAGATCCGGGTCTTCGACGAGACCCCGCGGTTCACCGCCTACCTGGTGGAGGGCGCCCGGGTGCCCGGTTCCCGCCGCCGCACCGGCGACCTCGGGGTGGTGCAGCCGTACCTGCGCCGGGCCCGGGGGATCGAGTCGCCGGCCCTGGTGCTGCGGGCCGCCCCCGATCCGGAGGCGGCGAAGGACGGCGAGCCGGGGCTGTTGGAGGTCTACCGGGAGGAGTTCGAGGGGGTTTGGGCGGATTCGCGCCCGGTGAGCTGAAGGGTGAGCTGAGCCTTACCTAACCCGTTACCGACTTTCCGTGGACCCCTGTGCCGGGCCGTGACTAAGGTATGCCTAAGCTAAGTACCGGTCGCGACCGCGGCCCTCGCACGCCTTGGCCGTGATTGAGAATCAGGGGAGTTCAGCACCGATGTGGGACGACGCGTTTCCAAGCTTTCTGATCGGGCTTCGGGAGGGCCTGGAAGCCGGCCTCATCGTCTCGATCCTGGTCGCCACGCTGGTCCGGTCCGGTCAGAAGGGCCGTCTCCCGCAGGTGTGGACCGGCGTGCTGGCCGCCCTCGCCCTCGCCCTCAGCTTCGGCGCGGTGCTCACCTTCACCGCCGCCAACCTCTCCGGCCAGGCGCAGGAGGCCTTCGGCGGCGCGCTCAGCCTGATCGCGGTCGCCTTCGTCACCGCGATGGTCTTCTGGATGCGCAAGTCCGCCCGGACGCTCTCCTCGGACATCCGCGAGAAGGTCACCGCCGCGCTCGGCATGGGCGCCGGGATGCTGGTCGTCACCAGCTTCCTGGCGGTCGGTCGGGAGGGCCTGGAGACCTCGCTCTTCCTGTGGACCACCGCCCGCTCCGCGGGTGAGGCCACCGGCCCGGCGATCGGCGCCGGGACCGGCCTGGTGCTCGCCGCCGGGCTCTGCTGGGGCCTGTACCGGCGGGTGCTGAAGATCAACCTGACCCGGTTCTTCACCAACACCGGCCTGGTGCTGATCGTGATCGCCGCCGGCGTGCTCAGCTACGGCCTGCGGGACCTGCAGGAGGGCGGGGTGCTGCCCGGCGCGCACGCCTACGCCTTCGACCTGAGCGGCTCGCTGGACGCCGGCTCCTGGTACGCGACGCTGGTGCAGGGCGTGTTCAACCTGACCGTCACGATGACCTGGCTCCAGGTGGTGGCCTATGTGGCCTACCTGGCGGTGGTGTTGACGCTCTTCGTCCGCGGGATGCGGAGCACAGCGCCCAAGCCGGTCGAGGCCGAGGTCGTTCCGGTCGAGGCCGAGACCGAGGTCGTCGACGAGGCTACGGAGGAGCCGACCGCGCCGGGGGAGCGCTCCCGCAACCGCTGGCTGCTGCCCGCCGCGCTGGTCACCGTCCCGGCCGTGGTGGCCGGCGTGGTGATCGCCGCCAGCGACGGCAAGCCGGCCGCCGCCGGCACGGTGACCGTCTCGGATGCCAAGAGCGAGTGCGGCAAGGGCTTCGGCACCCCGCAGCCCGGCCAGCAGACCTTCCAGATGCACAACACCGGCAGCAAGACCTCCGAGGTCTACCTGGTCAACCCGGGCACCAACGCGGTCTACGGCGAGATCGAGGGCCTGGCCCCCGGCACCACCCGCCCGCTCACCGCCACCATCGGCAACGGCGACCTGGCCTGGCGCTGCGTGCCCACCGGCGGCGACCCGGTCACCTCCGCCACCGTGCACGTCAGCGGCGGACAGGCCGTCAAGGCGGTGCTGCCGGTCTCCGCGGACGACCTGAAGGCCCCGCTCGACCAGTACAAGGCCTACGTCAACTCCGGCCTGGCCGAGCTGGTGACGCTCACCCAGAAGCTCCAGTCCGACGTGCACGCCGGCGACCTGACGGCGGCCAAGGCCGACTGGCTCACCGCCCACCTCAAGTACTCCTCGCTGGGCGCCGCCTACGGCACCTTCGCCGACCTGGACAAGAAGATCAACGGCCGGGCCGACGGCCTGCCGGACGGCGTCCAGGACAAGGACTTCACCGGCTTCCACCGGGTCGAGTACGGCCTCTGGCACGGCCAGAGCGCGGCCGACCTGACCCCGGCCGCGGACCAGCTCAGCAGTGACGTGGCCGACCTGCAGCAGAAGTTCCCCGGCCAGGACTTCGACCCCACCGACCTGCCGCTGCGCACCCACGAGATCCTGGAGAACACCCTCCAGTTCGAGCTCTCCGGCGACACCGACGAGGGCAGCGGCACCAACCTGGCCACCGCCCAGGCCAACCTGGCCGGCACCCGGGAGCTGCTGACGGTGCTCCAGCCGCTGATCCAGGCCCGCGGCCCGCAGCTGCTGGACACCGTGAACGCGGACTTCAAGCGCCTGGCCGACCTGGTCGCCGCCGCCCAGCACCCGGACGGCGGTTGGACCCCGGTGCAGCAGCTGGACCAGCCCACCCGGATGCGGCTGAACGGCGCCACCGGCCAGCTGCTCGAAGACCTCGCCCCGATTCCCGACCTTCTTGAGATCCGGAAGTCCGCCTGATGACCAGCCAGCAGCCCACCACCGGCTCCTGCCCGTTCCCGCACGCCGCCGCCGCGGTCCGCCCCGAGCCGACCGACGGCTGCCCGGCCGGGCCCGCCCGCCGCCGCTTCCTGGGCGCCGCGCTCGGCGTCGGCGCGGCCGGCGCGGCCCTGGCCGGCGGGGCGCTCGCCCTGGCCGGCGGCTCGCAGCCGGCCGCCGCGGCCGAGGACAGCCGACCGGACCAGGCGGTGCCGTTCCACGGCGAGCACCAGGCGGGCGTCCTGACGCCGCAGCAGACCCAGGCGATGTTCGTCTCCTTCGACGTGATCGCCCAGGACCGGCCCGCGCTGGAGCAGCTCTTCCGCACCCTGACCGACCGGATCCGGTTCCTCACCTCCGGCGGCACCCCGCCCGACCTCGGGGTCGGCGCGCCGCCCTCGGACAACGGGATCCTCGGCCCCACCGTGCCGAGCGACAACCTGACCGTCACGGTCGGCGTCGGCGCCTCGCTGTTCGACGGGCGGTACGGGCTGGCCGGCGCCAAGCCCGCCAAGCTGGCGCCGATGCGCACCTTCCCGAACGACAACCTGCAGGCGGCCGAGCTGCACGGCGACCTCTCGCTGCAGATCTGCGCCAACAGCCAGGACACCGTGCTGCACGCGCTGCGCGACATCGCCCGGCACACCCGCGGCGCGATGCAGGTCAAGTGGCGGATCGACGGCTTCCAGAACGCGCCCCGCCCGGCCGGCGCGCAGCGCAACCTGCTCGGCTTCAAGGACGGCATCGTCAACCCCGACGTGAAGTCCGGCCGCGAGATGGACCGGCTGGTCTGGGTCAAGGCCGGCACGGGCGAACCCGCCTGGGCCACCGGCGGCAGCTACCAGGTGATCCGGGTGATCCGGATGCTGGTGGAGTTCTGGGACCGGGTCTCGCTGGCCGAGCAGGAGAAGATGTTCGGCCGCCGCAAGGACACCGGCGCACCGCTGGACGGCGCGAACGAGACCGACGCGCCGGACTACGCCAAGGACCCCGACGGCAACGCGATCCCGCTGGACGCGCACATCCGGCTGGCCAACCCGCGCACCGACAAGACCGACGACTCGCGCATCCTGCGCCGCGGCTACAACTACGACCGCGGCGTGGACAACGTCGGCAACCTCGACATGGGCCTGGCCTTCTGCTGCTACCAGCAGGACGTGGTCCGCCAGTTCGAGGCCACCCAGACCCGGCTGATCGACGAGCCGCTGGTCGACTACATCTCGCCCACCGGCGGCGGCTACTTCTTCGTCCTGCCGGGCGTGCGGGACACCGCCGACTGGCTCGGCCGCACCCTGTTCGCGGCGGCGTAGCGGGGCGGCGGCCGGCGCCGCCGCGGACCCGGCGGGTCCTCTTGTCACAGGTCGCGGCCATCATGGGAGCCGACGGAACGACAGGGGGACGTCGGTGGGACGAAAGAGGCGCTGATGATGGGCGAGCTTGACGGCGGCGGGCCGGGCGCGGCGCCGTGGTGGCAGGGACCCCTGGTGGGGTTCGACCTGGAGACCACCGGGACGGACCCGGCCCAGTCGCGGATCGTGACGGCCGCGCTGGTCGAGGTGCTGGACGGGGTGCCGGTGCGCACCACGCGGTGGCTGCTCGACCCCGGGGTGCCGATACCCGAACCGGCCCGGGCGATCCACGGGATCAGCGACGAGCAGGTGCGCAGCGCCGGGCGGCCCGCCGCCGAGGCGGTCGAGGAGATCGCGGCGGCGCTGTGCGAGCGGCTCGGCCGGGGCACCCCGGTGGTGGCGTTCAACGCGCCGTTCGACCTCTCGCTGCTCGACGCCGAGCTGCGCCGGCACGGCCGCGCGCCGCTGGCCGACCGGCTGGCCGGCGAACTGGTCGCCCCGGTGCTGGACGCGCTGGTGATCGACCGCGCGGTGGACCGCTACCGCAAGGGCTCGCGCGGTCTGCAGCGGGTCTGCGAGGTGTACGGGATCGAGCTGGCCGACGCCCACGAGGCGGCCAGCGACGCGCTGGCGGCGGTCCGGGTCGCGGTCGCGCTGGGCCGGCGCTACCCCACCGAGGTGGGGGAGTTGACGCTGGCCGCGCTGCACGAGCAGCAGGTGCACTGGTACCGCGAGTGGGCGCAGGGCCTGCAGTCCTGGCTCCGTTCGGGCAAGGACCCGCAGGCCGTGGTGGACGCCCGCTGGCCGATGCGCTGACGCCCACCCGTTCCTGACGGTCCGTCAGCTAGCCGGGAAGTCGAAGGTGTAGCCCTGCTGGACCAGCCAGGGCAGCAGCTGGGCCAGTGCGGCGACGCTCTGCGAGCGGTCGCCGCCGCCGTCGTGCATCAGGATGATGCCGCCGGGCCGCAGCTCCTTGTGCACGTTGGCCAGGATGGCCGGCACGCCGGGCCTGGACCAGTCGAGGGTGTCCACGGTCCAGCCGAGCGGGCGCAGGCCGCTCTGGACGGCGATCTGGCGGTTCTCCGCGCTGAAGTCGCCGCCGGGGGCGCGGAACCAGCTGATCCGGGTGCCGGGGCCGCCGGCCTTCTCGATCATGTCCTTGGCCCCGTTGATCTCGTAGACCTGCTTGTCGTGCGAGAGCGTGTGCATCGGCTGCGGGTGGTGCACGGTGTGGTCGCAGAGCCGGTGGCCCTCGGCCAGGATGCGCTGCACGATCGCCGGGTCGGCGGCGGCCTGCGGGCCGATCTCGCAGAAGGTCGCCTTGGCGTGGTACTGGGCGAGCAGGTCGAGGATCTTCGGGGTGGCCGGGCCGGGGCCGTCGTCGAAGGTGAGCGCGACGGTGCGGCCGCCGGTCGCGGTGCCGTAGGCGATCGAGGCGGCGGGCGCGTCCGGGGCGGGCGGCGGGGCGGCCGCGGTGGTCGCGGGCGCGGGGCTGCCGGGCGGGGTGGGGGTGCTGCTGCCGGTGCCGGCGTTGTGGCCGGGGCTCGGCCGGCCGGTCGGGCCGGGGGCCGGCTTGCCACCGGGCTTGCCGCTGGGGGTCGTTGCGCCGGGGGTCGTTCCGTCGGGCGTCGTTCCGTCGGGGGCCTCGCTGCTGGCGGCCGGGCCGCTGGACGCCGTTGCGCCGGGGGTCGTTGCGCCGGCCCCGGGGCTGGTGCCGCCGTCCGTCGGCCCGTTCGCCGCCGTGCTCGCGCTGGGCGCGCCCTTCGCGCTGTCGCTGCCGCCGGTCTGGCCGGGGCCGCAGGCGCAGGCCAGGGCGAGTGTGACGGTGGCCACGCAGCCCAGGGCGGCGCGGCGCAGAACGGTGCGGTGGTTGCCGGAGGCGGTCATGCGGCAGCTCCTGACGTTGGATCAGCCGCGTGGGATCGGTGCGCGACTGCTGCCTACGACGATGGTGGCGCGGAGAGCGGTTCCGAAATGATGAGAGGATTGTGAGAGCTATCTCACCAAAGCTGGGAGTTCGCCCCGCCCCGCCGCGCCGTCGTGCGTGCCCGAAGCGTCGCCCCGGTCAGAAGGAGTGCCAGCGCACCGACCGGTCGCCGTCGCGCAGCGACGCCACCCGGCGGCGGAACTCGGCCGGCGCCGCCCCGCCGTTCGCCGCGTGCTGCGCCACCCAGGCCGCGCTCGCGATCTCCCGGGCCCCGCAGAGCACCCGGAACCCGGCCCAGTCCCGCACGTCCCAGCCGTAGCCGCGGGCGAAGGCGAGGTAGTCCGCCTCCGCCATGCCGTACCGCAGGTACCCGAGGGCGACCACCACCAGGTCGTGCTCGCGCAGGTCGTCGGCGACGGTCTCCAGGTCGACCAGCACCGGGCCGTGCGGGCCGAGGTGCACGTTGCGCGGCAGCGCGTCGCCGTGGATCAGGCCGGTCGGCAGCACCGGGACCAGTTCGGCCAGTTCGGCCTCCCGCTGCTCGCAGAGCCGGAGCAGGAAGCCGGTGTCCGCCGGGTCGAGCAGGCCCGTGGCCGAGTGCAGCCAGCGCGGCACCGGGGCGAGCAGGCGGCGCGGCGGCAGCGGCGGGTCCAGCGCGGGCGCGCCCGGCAGCAGGTGCAGGGCGCGCAGCAGTGGGCCGAGGTCGGCCGGGGTGGCCGGGCGCACCTGCGGGGCGAGCCGGTGCCAGAAGGTCACCGGGTGCCCGTCCGCGGTCGGCGGCCGGCCGCCGGGCTGCTCGACCAGGCCGTCGGCCGGGCGGGGGACCGGGATCCCGGCGCCGTCCAGCCAGCGGGCCACGGCCAGCTCCCGGCCGGCCCGTTCGGCCAGCTCCGGGTGCCGGCCCACCTTGGCGACCACGGCCGGGTCGCCGAGGTCGAAGACGGCGTTCTCGCCCAGGGCGATCAGCCGGGCGCCGGCGGGTTCCGGCAGTCCGAGGCCGGCGCAGGCGCGGGCGAGCAGATCGCGGGCCCTGGCTTCGTCGAAGAGCGGTGCGGGGTCGGCGTCCATGCGCACGAACCTACCGGCCGCACCCCTCGCGGGGGACGACCGGCAGCGGGTTCGGCTGAGTGACCGTCAGATGATCAGGGCGGCCGTCGCAGGGCCAGGGCGGCCGTCGGAGGGTCAGCTGCCGCTCACATCGAGACCAGCTCCGGCGCGCCGGCCGTCGGGCCGTCGGCCGGCGGGGCGACGGGCTCCGAGTGGCCCAGGTCCGGCAGCCAGCCGAGCCAGCGCGGCAGGTACCAGTTGCGCTCGCCGAGCAGGGTCATCGCGGCGGGCAGCAGCACCCCGCGGATCACCGTGGCGTCGACCAGCACCGCGACCGCCAGGCCCACGCCCATCTGCTTCATGGACTGCATGGAGAGGGTGCCGAAGACCGCGAAGACCGCCACCATGATGATCGCCGCGCTGCTCACCACCCCCGCCGTGGAGCGGATCCCGTGCGCCACCGCCGCCCGGGTCTCCAGGCCGCGGTCGTGCGCCTCCTTGATCCGGGAGACCACGAAGACGTGGTAGTCCATGCTCAGCCCGAACAAGATCACGAAGAGGAAGAGCGGCACCCAGGACTCCACCGCGCCCACCCCGGCGGTGCCGAGCAGCGAGGCGCCGACGCCGTGCTGGAAGACCAGGGTGAGCACGCCGTAGGCCGCGCCGACCGAGAGCAGGTTGAGCAGCACCGCCGTGACCGCGATGCCCAGCGAGCGGAACGAGGCGAGCATCAGCAGGAAGGCGAAGGCCACCACGAAGCCGAAGACCGGCAGCATGCTGGAGGTCATCTGCTGGTTGAAGTCGTGGGAGCCGGCGGTGTCGCCGGTGACCGGTGCCACGGTGCCGGGCACGGTGAGCAGGGTGTGCGGCACCACGTCCTCGCGCAGGGTCCGCAGCGCGGCGGTGCTGGTGGCGTCGTTGCCGCTGCCGTTGAGCGGGACGTCGATGACGGCGATGTTCTGCGCCTGGTGCACCGTCACCTCGATCGGGCCGTGCATCCGGCCGCTGGCCAGCGCCCGGGCCTTGAAGTCGGTGATCGCCTGCTGCATCGCCGGGGACTCGATGTCGGTGGCCTTGACCACCACGCCGGCCGGCGCCGGAGCACCGGGGAAGGCGGCCTGGATCCGCTCGGAGGTCTGCACCAGGGCGTTGCCCTTGGGCAGCAGCTGTTGGAAGGTCAGGTTGGCGGTGTGCATGGTGAGCAGCGGGGCGGCCAGGGCGAGCAGCGCGCCGGTGGCCAGCACGGTGGCGGCCAGCGGGCGGCGCAGCACCGGGGTGAGCACCGCGTTCCAGACCCGGCTGCCGCTGCTCGGGTCCGCGGCCTTGAGCCTGCGCAGCAGCGGCACCCGGCCCTTCTCCACCCGGTCGCCGAGCATCGAGAGCAGCGCGGGCAGCACGGTCAGCGAGCCGAGCACCGCCGTGACGACCACCACGATGGTGGCGTAGGACATCGCCTTGAAGTCGGCGATGCCGGTGAGGAACATGCCGGCCATCGCGACCACCACGGTGATCCCGGAGACCAGCACCGCCCGGCCGGAGGTGGCGGCGGCGATCCGCAGCGCGGTCCGCGGGTCCCGGCCGGCGGCCCGTTCCTCGCGCTCCCGGCGCAGGTAGAACAGGCAGTAGTCGACCCCGACGGCCAGGCCGACCAGCAGCATCACCGAGGAGGCGTCGTCGCTGGTGTGCAGGAAGGAACTGCTCAGCGCGGTCAGGCCGCCGGCGGCGATGAAGGCGGTCAGCGCCAGGCCGACCGGCAGCACGGCGGCGACCAGCGCGCCGAAGGCGATCAGCAGGATGCCCAGGGCGAGCGGCACGGCGGTCCACTCGGCGCTGGCGAAGTCGTTCTCGAACTGGTCGTTGATCCATTTGTTCGCACTGCCCTCGCCGAACTCCTCGACCCGGAAGCCGGGGGAGTGCCGCTGGACGTCGGCCACCGCGTTCTGCGCGGCGGTGACGTTGTCGGCGGCCCGGTCCTGGTCGCCGACCAGGTCGAACTGGACCAGGGCCGAGTGGCGGTCGGCCGAGACCGCCCCGGTGTCGTAGGGGGAGCGCAGCGCGGTGGCCTTGCCGGTGGCGCGCAGGGCGGCGACCACCCGGTCCACCGTGTCGTGGAAGCCGGCGCTGTCGGCGGTCAGGCCGGGGTCCTGCACCAGCACGGTCTCGCCGGCCGGGGTCTTGATGCCGGCCCGGTCGAGGATCCCGGCCGCCTGGGCCACCTGACCGGGCATCGACTCGGAGTCGGTGATCTTGTGGCTGCCGGCGGCGCCGCCGAGGTAGGCGGCCAGGACGACGAAGAGCAGCCAGCCGAACACCGCGGTCTTGCGGTGGCGGGCGCTCCAGTCGCCCATCGCGGCGGCGAGACCGGGGCGG of Kitasatospora viridis contains these proteins:
- a CDS encoding exonuclease domain-containing protein; the encoded protein is MMGELDGGGPGAAPWWQGPLVGFDLETTGTDPAQSRIVTAALVEVLDGVPVRTTRWLLDPGVPIPEPARAIHGISDEQVRSAGRPAAEAVEEIAAALCERLGRGTPVVAFNAPFDLSLLDAELRRHGRAPLADRLAGELVAPVLDALVIDRAVDRYRKGSRGLQRVCEVYGIELADAHEAASDALAAVRVAVALGRRYPTEVGELTLAALHEQQVHWYREWAQGLQSWLRSGKDPQAVVDARWPMR
- a CDS encoding polysaccharide deacetylase family protein; its protein translation is MTASGNHRTVLRRAALGCVATVTLALACACGPGQTGGSDSAKGAPSASTAANGPTDGGTSPGAGATTPGATASSGPAASSEAPDGTTPDGTTPGATTPSGKPGGKPAPGPTGRPSPGHNAGTGSSTPTPPGSPAPATTAAAPPPAPDAPAASIAYGTATGGRTVALTFDDGPGPATPKILDLLAQYHAKATFCEIGPQAAADPAIVQRILAEGHRLCDHTVHHPQPMHTLSHDKQVYEINGAKDMIEKAGGPGTRISWFRAPGGDFSAENRQIAVQSGLRPLGWTVDTLDWSRPGVPAILANVHKELRPGGIILMHDGGGDRSQSVAALAQLLPWLVQQGYTFDFPAS
- a CDS encoding phosphotransferase enzyme family protein, coding for MDADPAPLFDEARARDLLARACAGLGLPEPAGARLIALGENAVFDLGDPAVVAKVGRHPELAERAGRELAVARWLDGAGIPVPRPADGLVEQPGGRPPTADGHPVTFWHRLAPQVRPATPADLGPLLRALHLLPGAPALDPPLPPRRLLAPVPRWLHSATGLLDPADTGFLLRLCEQREAELAELVPVLPTGLIHGDALPRNVHLGPHGPVLVDLETVADDLREHDLVVVALGYLRYGMAEADYLAFARGYGWDVRDWAGFRVLCGAREIASAAWVAQHAANGGAAPAEFRRRVASLRDGDRSVRWHSF
- a CDS encoding MMPL family transporter, with amino-acid sequence MGDWSARHRKTAVFGWLLFVVLAAYLGGAAGSHKITDSESMPGQVAQAAGILDRAGIKTPAGETVLVQDPGLTADSAGFHDTVDRVVAALRATGKATALRSPYDTGAVSADRHSALVQFDLVGDQDRAADNVTAAQNAVADVQRHSPGFRVEEFGEGSANKWINDQFENDFASAEWTAVPLALGILLIAFGALVAAVLPVGLALTAFIAAGGLTALSSSFLHTSDDASSVMLLVGLAVGVDYCLFYLRREREERAAGRDPRTALRIAAATSGRAVLVSGITVVVAMAGMFLTGIADFKAMSYATIVVVVTAVLGSLTVLPALLSMLGDRVEKGRVPLLRRLKAADPSSGSRVWNAVLTPVLRRPLAATVLATGALLALAAPLLTMHTANLTFQQLLPKGNALVQTSERIQAAFPGAPAPAGVVVKATDIESPAMQQAITDFKARALASGRMHGPIEVTVHQAQNIAVIDVPLNGSGNDATSTAALRTLREDVVPHTLLTVPGTVAPVTGDTAGSHDFNQQMTSSMLPVFGFVVAFAFLLMLASFRSLGIAVTAVLLNLLSVGAAYGVLTLVFQHGVGASLLGTAGVGAVESWVPLFLFVILFGLSMDYHVFVVSRIKEAHDRGLETRAAVAHGIRSTAGVVSSAAIIMVAVFAVFGTLSMQSMKQMGVGLAVAVLVDATVIRGVLLPAAMTLLGERNWYLPRWLGWLPDLGHSEPVAPPADGPTAGAPELVSM